The Streptomyces sp. SS1-1 genome has a segment encoding these proteins:
- a CDS encoding glycerophosphodiester phosphodiesterase: protein MNFLTIGHRGVMGLEPENTLRSFVAAQQAGLDVIELDLHLSKDGALVVMHDTDVDRTTDGSGAIADKTLAELRTLDAGRGERVPVFDEVLDAVRTPLQAEIKDVAAARALAEVINRRDLVSRVEVSSFHDDAVAEIARLVPGVRTALIASRYGTDVVDRAVAVGAATVCLNIRRLTLEVVEHARKADLRIIGWVVNTQDHLRLVRALELDGATTDYPEIKRTGRFTA from the coding sequence TTGAACTTCCTTACCATCGGTCACCGCGGAGTCATGGGTCTCGAACCCGAGAACACCCTCCGTTCCTTCGTCGCCGCCCAGCAGGCCGGCCTCGACGTCATCGAACTCGACCTCCACCTGAGCAAGGACGGCGCCCTCGTCGTCATGCACGACACCGACGTGGACCGCACGACCGACGGAAGCGGCGCCATCGCCGACAAGACCCTCGCCGAGCTGCGCACCCTGGACGCGGGCCGCGGCGAGCGCGTGCCGGTGTTCGACGAGGTGCTGGACGCGGTACGGACGCCGCTCCAGGCCGAGATCAAGGACGTCGCCGCCGCCCGGGCGCTCGCCGAGGTGATCAACCGGCGCGACCTCGTCTCGCGCGTCGAGGTGTCCTCGTTCCACGACGACGCCGTCGCGGAGATCGCCCGCCTGGTCCCCGGAGTGCGCACGGCGCTGATCGCCAGCCGCTACGGCACCGACGTCGTGGACCGTGCCGTGGCCGTGGGCGCGGCGACGGTCTGCCTGAACATCCGGCGCCTCACCCTCGAGGTGGTCGAGCACGCCCGTAAGGCCGACCTCAGGATCATCGGCTGGGTCGTCAACACACAGGACCATCTCCGGCTCGTGCGGGCCCTGGAGCTGGACGGTGCGACCACCGACTACCCGGAGATCAAGCGCACCGGCCGCTTCACCGCGTAG
- a CDS encoding GNAT family N-acetyltransferase encodes MNTAAPDARAGLVFRDATDADVDTLVALIESAYRGDSSRAGWTTEADILEGQRTDAEGVREVLRTPDSRLLTVERDGRLVACCHLEHRGTYAYFGMFAVSPELQGAGLGKVIIAEAERQARLTWGVTEMHMTVISVREELIAWYERRGYRRTGRMTPFPYGDERFGVPRRDDLRFELLVKELDEAEGAPAGPATR; translated from the coding sequence ATGAACACCGCCGCGCCCGACGCCCGTGCCGGACTCGTCTTCCGTGACGCCACCGACGCCGACGTGGACACGCTGGTCGCGCTGATCGAGTCGGCGTACCGGGGGGACTCCAGCCGCGCCGGCTGGACGACCGAGGCCGACATCCTCGAGGGGCAGCGCACCGACGCCGAGGGGGTGCGGGAGGTCCTGAGGACGCCCGACAGCCGGCTGCTCACCGTCGAGCGCGACGGCCGCCTCGTGGCCTGCTGCCACCTGGAGCACCGCGGGACCTACGCCTACTTCGGGATGTTCGCGGTGAGCCCGGAGCTGCAGGGCGCCGGACTCGGCAAGGTGATCATCGCGGAGGCGGAGCGGCAGGCCCGGCTGACCTGGGGCGTCACCGAGATGCACATGACGGTGATCTCGGTGCGCGAGGAGCTGATCGCCTGGTACGAGCGGCGCGGCTACCGCCGTACGGGCCGGATGACGCCGTTCCCGTACGGCGACGAGCGCTTCGGCGTGCCGCGGCGCGACGACCTCCGGTTCGAGCTGCTGGTCAAGGAGCTCGACGAGGCGGAGGGAGCCCCGGCGGGGCCGGCTACGCGGTGA
- a CDS encoding VOC family protein: protein MVHVLSGRTLLRPTDPERSRVFYGEQLGLAVYREFGTGAERGTVYFLGGGFLEVSGRSEEPPSAAVRLWMQVEDVTAAHEELVAKGVEIVRPPRREPWGLIEMWIADPDGLPIVLVEIPAEHPLRYRPGI, encoded by the coding sequence ATGGTGCATGTACTCAGCGGCCGTACTCTCCTCCGTCCCACCGACCCCGAGCGGTCCCGGGTCTTCTACGGCGAGCAGCTGGGCCTCGCCGTGTACCGGGAGTTCGGGACGGGTGCCGAGCGCGGGACCGTCTACTTCCTGGGCGGGGGCTTCCTGGAGGTCTCCGGCCGTTCCGAGGAGCCGCCCTCCGCGGCCGTGCGGCTGTGGATGCAGGTCGAGGACGTGACGGCGGCGCACGAGGAGCTGGTGGCGAAGGGCGTCGAGATCGTCCGGCCGCCCCGGCGTGAGCCGTGGGGCCTGATCGAGATGTGGATCGCCGACCCGGACGGCCTGCCGATCGTGCTGGTCGAGATTCCGGCGGAGCATCCGCTGCGGTACCGGCCCGGCATCTGA
- a CDS encoding DUF6421 family protein, which produces MTEILVQAASGDQVSPVTRVVEHPAWPVLKDAVERIRPWQSKDGSIDFSAEGAPGRGDAEAAVRRVVEAVEALSPLLPHDDAYHQALVKDLTRWAEDGFGIPDFLDSLLAFQPAANRADGLQHLVVFPMYTQNGNPDRNLEAVVLRMVWPDWLAELERTRYDNPLFCGIKFEDFTAGYDTNSAVLFPETIAVREAPERFTWGGIFCDREAARFRRVTDAAVGILGLELPEDIAAMVHDQKRCEEAFVLWDMVHDRTHSHGDLPFDPFMIKQRQPFWMYGLEELRCDLTAFKEAVKLQADGVPQARDVQYAVLFDRMFRFPVTGERVRNYDGLGGQLLFAYLHKHDVVRWTDNKLHIDWDRAPQVTNQLCAEIEKLYRDGIDRPKLVHWFAGYELVSTYLAPHPGSKWAKGPDALDLSQPPRKLVDDVLPDEFPLSMFYEALSKKLKNVIASTRGITADDAERIAA; this is translated from the coding sequence ATGACGGAAATTCTTGTGCAGGCGGCTTCGGGGGACCAGGTTTCTCCCGTGACCAGGGTGGTGGAGCACCCGGCATGGCCCGTGCTCAAGGATGCCGTGGAGCGGATCCGGCCATGGCAGTCCAAGGACGGGTCGATCGACTTCTCGGCCGAGGGCGCGCCCGGGCGCGGTGACGCCGAGGCCGCCGTACGGCGTGTCGTCGAGGCCGTCGAGGCGCTCTCCCCGCTCCTGCCGCACGACGACGCCTACCACCAGGCCCTGGTGAAGGACCTGACCCGCTGGGCCGAGGACGGCTTCGGGATACCGGACTTCCTCGACTCGCTGCTGGCCTTCCAGCCCGCCGCCAACCGCGCCGACGGCCTCCAGCACCTGGTCGTCTTCCCGATGTACACGCAGAACGGCAACCCCGACCGCAACCTCGAGGCGGTCGTCCTGCGCATGGTCTGGCCGGACTGGCTGGCCGAGCTGGAGCGCACCCGCTACGACAACCCGCTGTTCTGCGGCATCAAGTTCGAGGACTTCACCGCGGGCTACGACACCAACTCCGCGGTCCTCTTCCCGGAGACGATCGCTGTGCGCGAGGCGCCCGAGCGCTTCACCTGGGGCGGCATCTTCTGCGACCGCGAGGCCGCCCGCTTCCGCCGCGTCACCGACGCCGCCGTCGGCATCCTGGGCCTGGAGCTGCCCGAGGACATCGCCGCGATGGTCCACGACCAGAAGCGCTGCGAAGAGGCGTTCGTCCTGTGGGACATGGTCCACGACCGCACCCACAGCCACGGCGACCTGCCGTTCGACCCGTTCATGATCAAGCAGCGCCAGCCGTTCTGGATGTACGGCCTGGAGGAGCTGCGCTGCGACCTGACCGCCTTCAAGGAGGCCGTCAAGCTCCAGGCGGACGGCGTCCCGCAGGCCCGTGACGTGCAGTACGCCGTGCTGTTCGACCGCATGTTCCGCTTCCCGGTCACCGGTGAGCGGGTGCGCAACTACGACGGCCTCGGCGGCCAGCTGCTCTTCGCCTACCTGCACAAGCACGACGTGGTCCGCTGGACCGACAACAAGCTGCACATCGACTGGGACCGCGCCCCGCAGGTCACCAACCAGCTGTGCGCCGAGATCGAGAAGCTGTACCGCGACGGCATCGACCGCCCGAAGCTCGTCCACTGGTTCGCCGGCTACGAGCTCGTCTCGACCTACCTGGCCCCGCACCCGGGATCCAAGTGGGCCAAGGGCCCCGACGCCCTCGACCTGAGCCAGCCGCCCCGCAAACTCGTCGATGACGTGCTTCCGGACGAGTTTCCGCTGAGCATGTTCTATGAGGCCCTGTCCAAGAAGCTCAAGAACGTGATCGCCTCCACCCGGGGCATCACCGCGGACGACGCCGAGCGGATCGCCGCGTGA